Sequence from the Mycteria americana isolate JAX WOST 10 ecotype Jacksonville Zoo and Gardens chromosome 5, USCA_MyAme_1.0, whole genome shotgun sequence genome:
GTGCCATGGACCTGTACCAGCTTGTCCAGCACCATCTCATTAATCCCATCCCTACGCTGTGCTAAAAAGCCtgagctggagggaaaaaaggtaCAACAAAAGCCAAATTACTGAGTCCAGTGAAACTGTTGGTGTAAGCAGAGAAACTGCAGAATCTGACttacatacacaaatatatgaAACACCAATTCTACAAAACAGTTGTGGGAAAACATCCATCCTGCCCCCTTTAGTATCTGTTCAGTGATACAGTAGCTGTATCATTGACTATGTGCTATAATAAAGGGGTACAGGGGACACCCTCTTGCTTGTCTGAGGGATTATGTTTAAAAGAGGCTGAAGGACAATATCTCCTTCACTGTAAAATCCTGTGATTAATTTAAATTACCTTCCAACCATCTTGAGATcctcccgctgccaaatttatcaaatatatttaatatacagCTTCATTATCACATTGGCTATGCACCGCTTAGGGAAAGTGCTATTATTCTTCTTCACAGATGGAAGAGGGAGGCCCAGATCCCCAAAGATACCCAGTCATAGCATTTATTTAGGTAAAAAAGTGACAAAGCAAAGAACTGAACCTGTTGCTGTCTAACACCCATTGTCCTCAacccttctttctttccaaggaGAACTTCGTGTTCCAGGTTCTCCTGTGAAAAGCAGCCTGATTTACTCTCAGCCTCTCCTTTCACTgtcaattttgaaaatgaaattaagaaagtcAGGCATCTCTTGACTTATTCTTCAAAATGAAGGGTAGCtgtaaaaatctttctgttaCACAGTAGGTTTTTGTTACGGGACATTTGTTAACTTGTTGGATTCCCATCTGTTCTTTCCACATGATGTTGCATTGTTTGGCTACGTATAGTGATTCTGTATACCTCAAGGAAGCAGtaaatcttcattttatttcctttctataaAAACTCAGCCCTTTTCAAGTTGCAGAGCTGCGTATTAAAACTACTGTCTGCTGACTTTCATATTTTCTGAGGCAACATCTGGCATAAAAACTGATTGCAAATATGATCAGAGTTAGGAAGATTTCCTTCCAGCAGCCTTCCAGCTGGCTTTATTCCCAGATATCAGcccaatggaaaagaaaaatctatttggCACTGTCTCCAGCTGCAGTCTCTCACTCTTCGGGTAGAACTGTTTCCCTTCCCAGAGAGGTTTTGATGATATGGGACTCAGATGACGGGATCTGAACTGTACTGGAACTGGTACGGCCTCTGCAGTTCACGATGGATGCTCTCTGATGCCTAAGGAACTAGGAATCCCAGCTCTTGCTGTAGAAGAATAATAGAGTTTACCCCTTCCAAAGTGTAAacatacagatatagatataATTTTGAGGAATTTAAATGTAATCCTATCATTATGGGTAGTAGGCTTCAGCTGCAGACGTTCACCTGTAATTAAGCAGAATTATTCATAAGGGGGTTTGGCTGTAGTCAAGGCAGACCCAGTAGCTCAGGTTATTGTTAAACAGTGTTAAAACAGCAGTGGCAACCCAGCCCTGGGTGACTGCCTCACTGGCCTCGTGTGGGTACGTGATGCGACTCTGCCCGTGTGTGAATGCTCTGCCTCCACGAGTGCGATATTTGTCTTTCAGTTCTCCTGAATTCTGGACACAGGCATCATGGGCTTAATGCTTCTTTGCCTTTCTCCTCAGGCTGTGATGTACGTCAATGCAGGCTGAGCGCAAAGGCCCCATATACCTCTTTTACGCTCCACACACGTGGCTATACAGCTAACGAAGCAAGGAAGGGTCCAGCTCCCGACTCCTGAGCCCTCTCTCATGCTCTCTGTTGCACTTCTCTCCCAGATGAGAGCAGAAGCAAACAGCAAATCTCTTCCTCTGTCTACGAGCTCCTTGGCACAGTACCATTAGAAAAGAGCAGGTACAATCTAGGAATGCAAAAGTAGCTCATATTTAGACCAGAACTTTAAATACTATACCCTGGAAAATTATGTCTCGATGCGGCTTCTGATAGGGGAAGGAGGAGTGATGTGAGATTTTTGCAGTTCCCCTAAAAATAACTAACTGATAAAATCCATGCCATGGTCAAGGTAGAAGTcatacaggaagagaaagaatctCTTACTATTCAGCTAATAAACATCTCAGATTagttaaaactaaaataatttaaaatatccaGTATTAATCTAACAGTTTATTCTGTTTGATTACACTTTGCATTTTACTCCCCCTGAAAAGCATCACCAGTAACGTCATATTTCCCACTGTTCTTCAGTAGCTTCACGTTGTGATTTCCAGGCTGTGCTAGAATAAATAGCGCAGCTTGGAAACTGAAGCGGCATGCAAGACTGATCATTTGCTCAAAACCAACAGTTTTCAAGTAAATGAATGGAACGTAATTGCTTTTCAGCGTCAGCTTGAAAATGTAACCAGTGTTAGCATGTAATCTTCCTGTTGAGTTTACACTCAGTGGCACTTGCTTATTAGAGATGACTCTGGGTCAATGCTTACTACTAATCTTAGTAATAACGGGGTAATGGTTGGGGTCCTGATCGGGGACCAGAAACCCCTTGTGCTGAGTGCTGTACACAGCTATCACAAAGGCACTCCCTGCCCAAAACGAACTGTCAGGCTATGGCCTGGTCTATATCGAGGATACTTCTGCACACAGGACAATGAGGTCTGTCCAAGCTGGATTTTTGGTGAATGCTGAAAATAGTAAAACTCAACTATTTTGATGAAAACAGCAAGCCACAGTATTTCTATAGGGATAGTAGCTCATGGAGATGTAGTTTGTAGTCCTGCACGGACCACTCCAATGGTGTCCTCTGACTTCTCATATAACAAAGACTTCCTCATACTAATTTCTGAGTGATCCATTTATTTGTTTACTCCATCTTAAGCTTGCCCTATGACCCCGGTGCCAAATCTATCCTCCATGATTCACCATGTGCAGGGCTCCATAATCCCCTCTCACGACCCACGAGCTCTCCATTAGAAGCGAAGCCTCACCAGGAGAACTGAGTGCatggggctcagcagcagcgtCTTGGATTTGGTTTGGGCCAAAATATGTCAGTATTCTAATTTCTCCAAAAATAACCACTGACACTGGAATATccccaaaagcaaataaaatctacTCTCACATCTATACTTGTTTCCATGGAAATATGCAGTgacaaggtttttttcccttattttcaaaattttctctgCCTGCCTACCATATTTTTTCAGACAGCCCTGGTAACAGGTTTTACCCAAATACAAAGACTACTGCAGATGAGCCAAACTTGCACAAAGCCGAGTACAGAGCTGTTCATCGTGACCCCAAGAAAGCATCAGTGCAGCAACACTGCTGCCAGTCCTTAACACATAGAGAGCCAACTGTCTGGAGATCCTTTCAGCCAGGGACCGACGTAACCTTTCGTTATTGAGGACCAAGTGTTTTTGGTGAGACACCAAACAGCAGGCACCATAGCGTTACCCAGCAAGCTGAACACTAAGAATTCACTATCAGCACAGTTCATGTGCTGGCCTCAGACTCCGGCTTTATATTAGGCTGAAGGACGTAATATTTGTAGTGCAAGTCTGTCCCCAGTAGCTGCCAAACGTTTTGCTTCTGGCTGTAGCCCTCCGCATTGTCCCTCGCCATATGCTGCTGTCTCCAGCTACCTCCTCACGCCCCGTCTCTTCTCTGCTTCCCCACTCCGCACATCTGCCCCAGCAAGAAGCTCCATTTCTCTAGAGACTCATCTGAAGTGGCTGAGGCCCAGCCACAGATGACAACATTAAGCAGAGCCTCTGGGCTGTGAGCGGCGGGGACGGTGCCTCGGCTTTGGGCAGTTACCTTGAAGTCGGTGAGGGTGCTGCGCGCTCACTGGAGCAgcctggcagggggctgcaggacagccCCTGTGacccaggggaggagggaggctttGCCCGCACCTCCCGGGCAGGCAGTTtgtggcagcaggaggaggaaagcaaacagccatcctgctgcctgcagaggaagggaaaggcaggccgtgccagggctgcgggcagagcagaAGCAAGGAGTGACAAAAGCCAAAGGCAGAGCACAGGAGTGGATAAAAGGAGCCAAGACTGAAATCTCCTGGAGGAGGACTCTGGCTTTTGTCAGGTTGTTACACTGACATTGTGGTGTGCTGGGTTTCAGTCCTTGGCTACCAGGCAAGCCCAGCGTGTAAAGTCTCGTGGGACTTTATGTTCAGCATTAGCTCAGAGTGGGCTGCAAAATCACGCAGGTGGAGGGGCTGCAGGACTGTGAACAAAGGATTATGGCATGTGGCAAGGGGCTGTGTAGAGGGAAGGGACCAAGGGTATCATGGGGATGGGGATCAGTAAGACCTTAGACTGAGTGCCTCATTAAAATTTGTGCTTAAACCGTCCAGCTGACAGAGgaaggctgtgctggagaggcTCTGGTGTGTCTGGGAGGGGTGCAGGAGCTGCCtccaggcagggaagggacacGCTCatcctcctgcccctggggaagGCACTGGGTGCCTGTGCTCCATCTGCAGCTAGAAAGAGAAGGACACTGTGCCTGGGAGATGCCAGCAGCCTGTAGCCTAAGAACTGTGTCAGAGAGCTCCTTACTCTTCTCTCCCCAAAGCTGTCAccttccccctgtccccagggctcaggaAGGAGCAGGAGTATTCTGGTGCAAAACCAAGAGACGTCTAAGCAGGAGTGAGTAGACGGAGAGCTGGAGTAGCTACACAATAGCTAGGTCACGGTCCTCCTGACCTCCAACAACGGTGTAAACACAGCGTGAGAAAGTGAGAGTAGAAGTTGCAGACTAGATGGAGATGGGATTCAATGtggaaaacaaaagctatttaGCAAGGAGGAAATAATTCACCAACTAACATTCCCTATGGCAGAGGGGGGAACAGTTCTAGAAGGTCAAATTGTGTTGAGGAAACCTTAGGAGAGCTAGCAAATTAGAGAAGGGGACATGAGATGTTAGAGAGGAGGAAGGCAACGCACCAGCACCAGGACTGTGCACGCATCtaccctgtgccaggcagcatgGAGGTaagtgctgggcaggagcccaTTGCTCAGTTCAGAGCAGCAGCTACTGGGAGAGCCTGACACACTGGGAGGAGGTCAGAAGAAAGGCGACAGCTTGTTGTGCAACTATGGGGGATTGATTTGCAACAAACATATGCTTTCCTTGGCTTTGAGGGGATATGGAAACAGTTTGCAAACATTTGTAAGGCATAGACCCAAGCAGGAGGGAGGGCAAATTACTTACTACAGAAgataaaacagagaggaaaaactgaagctgaaagtAACTAATAACATTTTACCAATGAGCTCTAGCAGGTTGCAAAATAGCTCTCACGAGGAGAGCGGGGAAAAACCCAGGTACGGGCAGTTTTAAAGTTGGATGGGAAGAAAGTGATTAATGCATGCGCAATGAAGAGCATACAGAAGAATTTGTTGAAGTGATACAAATATTTCCACCCCCACAATCTGTAGTCCCCATTTTCTACTGCCCTTCATCTCTTGCTATCATTAACAGcaatgcaaagaaggaaaatgtttattaaagCAGGAGGGTAACCTTATAGTACTGCTCTGCCTAAGCGCGTAGATTTCTAGACAGTTCTAGCCAACAGAGAATTAGGGTTTATAATTGTGTGTGGGAAAATGACTCAATAGCAGTGATCCTCTTCAGCTCCTCCAGAGAtgtcctcctgccccatcccaaatCTCCTTTAGTCTTGATGAGGTAGGGATATGACTCCGTGTTTGGATAGCGCGTGTTAATGTCTCTTAAAGTCATACCCATCTGCTTCTAAAATCTCCTGATAAATCCCCTTCCAATTGCATTTGGAAGACCACTTAAGAGACTCCTAAATATCCACAAGGAAACCTGAAAGATCAAGGCCCAAATACAGCCCCACCACAGGCTGAAACAGCAACCTGCCAAAAGCCCCAAGAAGCCCACACCTTACCTGGCATATACGCTTACCAGCTTAATATTTTCCACAAGGAGGGAACACAGCCATGGTTTGACAGCTACGGTGCTGCAGCTAGTATTAATGTTTAGCCCCATCAGCCAGTCAGGTGGGCTCTCCAGACAGCAGAGAGCTGTTCGCTGGCCTGAGGATTTTTCACATAACTAATTATCAAGCTTTATAACCATCTCCTGCAGACTATGACGATGATGAATGAATGAGATCAGATTAGTCAATATGGTTTATTGGTGGAGTTTGCCCAGTCGCTGTGGATGCATCATTACTGTGTGCATTCATCAGCACAGGGATGAGCATGATTCAAAGTCTTTGCCTGTACAATATGAAACCACAACCAACCTGCAGGTCTTCAGCTTTCTCCCAAGGACTCCCTAGGCCTTTCTTGGGtccctctgtttttctgtatcCTTGTCCTAGGCCATCCTGGAAGTCCTTTGGTGAGTGCCATGTCCTTCCTcattaaagcaaagcaaattaagcTGCACCTGTAGAGGTTAAATGAGAAATTGCTGAAAAGCACTGAAGTCGTAACACAGTGGCTAATGGTGCATTTGCTACTACTGTCCTCTGCCTGACAAAGATCAGAGTTGCTCCACTATGTGGCACAGATGCTCTGCAGCTCCACAACCAGCAACAATCCCCTTTTTGCTGAATGGTATTTCTAGAGCTGGGCATTCCTCAACCATACTAGGGCTGTTGAGCCCGGCATCCCTGTAGAAACGGGGGATCTATCAAAGTAACTGCAACCAGCATGTTCAAAGTGGGTACCTGCAAAGGTGCTCTGTATAGCCTGTAACATCCCTCTGCTTCTCCCCTTGTCAGTCCTGACACATCCATGCAGCAAGCAATAGCTTGCATTAGCACTGAAGGGAATAGGGTTTCATGGCTGGAAACGGCTCTGCACTGAAATTTGAGAGCtgtgcctttcctttccttctctggcACAAATTCCCTGGGTGGCCCAAGGCAGGCACCTTCATCTCCCTGCGGCTCGGTTTGCCACCTGTAAAACTGGGTTAGCATCCCCTCCTCCTTCTTACACCCCTTTTACGCTTGCTTATATTAAATGTAAATACGGATGGGCTTGTTTGTGTGCAGGCACAGTGCAAAACAGGGGGCACGACCCTGGAAGCGCCGCTCATGTGGGGAAGCTCTGCAGGGAAGGTCTGCAGGGAGTGCACGGAGGGATGCGTGCACGGAGGGCAGGTGCACGGAGGGACGCCGGGATGGCGCGGTGCGCACACGGGGACGGAGGACGCCTGCAGGGAAGGACACACCTGCCCGGCCGGGCGTTtgcccaccgccccagccagccccggcgccgctcccgccgcagcagcgcccggcccggcccctcgcggcggggggcagggggcggtacccccgcccggcggcagcgctgcccccggcccggcccggccccgctgcggggctgcggggcgggttccccccgcgcccgcctccgcccgccccccgcgcgggGCCTgcagcgggcagcgcggggcgccGCAGCCTGCGGGCGGCcgccgtgcccgccgccgccgccgccggcccggagGTGGGGGCGCCGCGCGGGCCCGGGGTGCCatggaggagccgccgccgccgcccgcctgaTCCCGAGGCCGCCGGCACCGAGACAAAGCGCAGAgctgcccgccgcgcccgcccggtgagtgccgcggggggccggggggctccgtCCTGCGCCGTGGGCACCGGTCCAGGGGGgaggtcccggtcccggtcccggtcccgcaCCCGGCCCTGCCCGACACCCCCGTGCACCCCCATCCTCATTCACAGCCCGGACACCCCCGTCCGCAGCTcaaacgcccccccccccccaaacacccccgtccgccgcgccgcgctgcccaGCCCGGTGCACCGCAAGCATCCTCGTTCGTAGCCTGaccaccccccaccccgaacTCGCCCACCTCTGGCCCAGACACACGCCGTGCACCCCCATTCATTGCCCAACAAGCCTGCGCCCACTGCCCAAACGTGCCGCAGGGACTCTGAACGCGCCCCACGTCGCCCCAAACGCCCCCATCACCCCAAACGCCCCCACGCACGCACAACCCACAGACCCTAAAGACTCCCCCATCACCCCCGTGCCCAAGCGCACGCTCCCAACACCCCCGCCGACCGCCCAAACACGTTCCCCCGCCCCAGGCACCCCCCGCCCAGGCACCCCCCTCCACCACACAATgttccccccaaacagcccaggCAACCTGCCCCCCTCCCTCTGCAAACGCACCCCGGCTGCactcccccaggccccccccggtGCAGACCCTGCCGccgctccccagctcctgcccgccctgcccttGCGCCTTCCCGGGGAGACAAAGGGGGCCCCTGCGCCCCGCTCGCCCGCCGTGCCGCTCACCCGCCGCCGCTCTCTCCCTTGCAGGCTGAGCCATGGTGGAGCCGCCAGCTGAGcctcccccgcagccctgcccggcgcccgggggggcagcggcggccgcagcGGGGGGAGAgccggcccgccccggggagcAGTCGCCGCTGCTGCACCTGGACCTGTACAACTTCGActgcgcggcggcggagggcaGCCGGTACGTGCTGACCAGCCCGCGGTCGCTGGAGGCCTGCGCCCGCTGCGCCGTGCGGCCGGTGGAGCTGCTGCCGCGGGCgctgggggagctgctgcggGAGGCCCCCGGGCGCTCCATGCGGGTGGCCGCCGGCCTGTACGAGGCCTACGAGCGGGAGCGCCGCCGCAAACTGCAGCAGTGCCGGGAGGAGCGGGAGAGGATTATCCGGGAGGAGAAGAGGCGGATCCTCGCCCCCCTCGGCAGCCTgccgccctcgcccgccgcccgcctcgccccccggGCCGCCACCGCTGCCCCCGCCGGCGGGCCCCGGCCCCATGGCGGGGGCAAGGCCGGGGCGTCGGGGGGCGCCAAGGCCAAGAGCCACTCCCTGGACTCGCTGCAGAAGCGCCGTGAGGGCAGCTGGGGCAAGACCTCCTCCGAGTCGGGGGCCTCGTCCTCCTACAGCGGGGAGAGCCTGCGGGAGCGCGGGGGCaaggcgggcggccgcggccgggggggAGCCGCTGCCGCTGCCAACGGCTCCTTGCTGGGGCGCAGCTTCAGCCTGGGCGACCTCAGTCACTCGCCGCAGACGGCCCAGAGGGTGGAGAGGATCGTCAGGGaggtgaagaggaggaagggcCTGTCAGAGGTGCCCGAGAGGGACAAGAAGATCGCGGCGCTGATGATCGCCAAGCACCAGGAGGCCAGCCTGCTGCGGGAGCAGCGCCAGGCGGCCCACCTGCAGTGGGACAGCCAGCGGCGCCTGGCGGAGCAgcggaaggagcaggaggagaaggagaagcagagggccCTCCTGCAGGGCCAGCGGATGTGGGAGAGCCAGGTGGAGAAGCGGCGGGGGAGGCTgagccaggagcaggaggaggccgCCCTGCTGAAGCAGAGGCAGCGCCTGGTGTGCGAGGAGAGGTGGCGGGAGCAAGCAGAGAAGCAGGAGCGGCTGCggagggagaggctggagagggctgtccaggaggacaAGCAGAAGAAGCTCCATCAGGAGCACAACCTGAAGGCAAAGGAGGAGGGCAAGAAGGAGCACCGGGAGCGAGAGGAGCAGCTCCTGCAAGAGAAGCTGTCCACGGCCGCgcagaagaagctgaagaaggaggtgcagcagcagaaggagaagaaactgCTCAACCAAGCAGAGAAGCTGAAGCACGAGGCCTTGCTCAAGGAACTGGCCaagcaagaggcagaagagaaggaaatgctgaagGCCTCCCTGGAGATGAGTTTGACCAAGGCTCAGGAGAACTATGAGCAGCTAGTGGAGAAGAGGAACCAGGAGCTGAGGGAGAAGGCCAGGCGGGAGGATATGCAGATCCAGAGAGCCAAACTGGcagcagagaagaaggaaagagagcagAAGGAGCACTTGGAGGCCCTGgctagagagacagagagaaagctCCAGCATGCTGCCCAGGTGGCCGAAGAGGTCGTCCAAGAAAAAGCCCGCAAGGTGGTCTTGAGCCGTCTGGAGAAGGAGAAAGTGCAGAAGATGAACAAGCAAAAGGTGGAACAGTACGAGGACTTAAGGCGCAGGGAGATCCTCCTCTCTATAGAGAGGAAGCTGGAGAGGAGCGAGCAGATCTTCAAGGAAAAGAAGACTGTCCTAGAAAACGCCAGGTCTGTCGCCCGGGCGTCTTTCCATGTCCGGGAAAAGGTACGGGAGGAGACAAACATGCGCACCTTTGACAAGATGGCCTTGGAAGCAGAACTGCACGCCCACCTGAATAAGAAATGAAAGATCTTGTCATGGATGAGTGGGGATGCATCGCCGGTTGTCTATCATAATGCATCGAAAGTTCCTCTGCATTaacatttaagatttaaaaaacaacaacaaccaaccaCCACCCTAATTTCTTATTTTGGGGGAGCAGGGTACCGCACAAAAACATGGCAGCTATTtcacatactttttaaaatatgtttttgttctgGGTGTGTTTTAAGGACTGACTTCAGTCATCTTTACAGAGGGGAAGCGAGTTTTTCTGTCCTCCACCCCACAAGCACATGCATTTTCTCAAAGAGGGCTGCAGAAGTCTGCTTGAAGCCTGTGAGTTACCGATTGATTGTCTACACCAGAGCTGACTACGGCTGCATTCTTTTCAGTTGGAAATGCAGACAACAGAGACTACTGACTACTAGAGCCTACTGACTAAGAACCAAAACCACCCCAGCTGATTCTGGTTTGAGTGACAGGCAGCTTGGTTTAAGTTATGGGACTGCATTTTCAAAGCCGCTGCGCTCCCACACCGAAGGTGAGGAGGGCTGGAGTATAGAATGCCATACGCCCTGGGTGCCCCTCGCCCACTGCTGGTACCGAGCAAGAGAAAGCACAGATCAAGACTTTGTAACACCATGTAAGTAGACATTATGATCAGAGCTGGGCAGAAGCTGTTAGAAGCGCTCACAAACACAATTTCACTTTTGTTGTTTGCAACTGTTGCCCCTCCCAGGTATCCTCACCTCTCCTCCTTTCAAAGTTTCTCTTACAAACGTCtgtacaatttcttttctgtcggaggagggggaagaagagagaagtttGTGGGCAATCCACAAACTGATGGGCACCCACACAACCCACTTGTTCATTAagatataaaaatgaatgaaCCTGTGGAACTGGCCTTTGTGGCAAAAGTGGATCATTTGTAAGTGGAAATCTGCAAACAGATTGCATAGAGAAATTGCCACCCTCAGGAGTTCTCAAAACTCGAGGAGACCCTCAGCAACCTTATCCAACTTGGCCTaccttgagcaggaggttggaccaggtgtcctccagaggtcccttccaacctaatgGTTCTATGACCTGCATACAATGAGACGTTCACCCAGCTCTTATCATTGTCTACTGAGCAGGGCAGCATTTATCTGTCCACTGGTGCTAACAGTTCTATTCTTATATAGGGCACAAGAAAGAGTAGATGCACAAAATAAGGTACATTACAGATTCTCTTAGATGAGGATCACGGCTTTTTTATAACTCTAACTCAATACCTTTTAGAGGGAACTGAGTCCTTCTGCTGTTAATGCACTCAAAATGTGAAAAGCCTACCTATGGCCTGTGCACAGCATTCAAGAAGGACAGTGTTCTGCTCCAGGTTTCCACATTTACTCTCTGTTGGGTTGCAGTTACAAACACACATCCAAACCAGGcactttctggtgtttttttctgGCTCCGGGCAGCTCTCTGTTCCACCATCCGTGACGCCGTGCTGGGTTGCTGTGGTGATGGCATCGGACCTGGAGCAtgggggagaagcagcaagaacagCCAGGATCTTGTTTCCTTGTGGATGTCTCTGACATACAACACAGTAgaagagaaaaccagaagaagTTTGACATATGGCACAGACATGCAGGCCTGCATGC
This genomic interval carries:
- the CCDC177 gene encoding coiled-coil domain-containing protein 177, with protein sequence MVEPPAEPPPQPCPAPGGAAAAAAGGEPARPGEQSPLLHLDLYNFDCAAAEGSRYVLTSPRSLEACARCAVRPVELLPRALGELLREAPGRSMRVAAGLYEAYERERRRKLQQCREERERIIREEKRRILAPLGSLPPSPAARLAPRAATAAPAGGPRPHGGGKAGASGGAKAKSHSLDSLQKRREGSWGKTSSESGASSSYSGESLRERGGKAGGRGRGGAAAAANGSLLGRSFSLGDLSHSPQTAQRVERIVREVKRRKGLSEVPERDKKIAALMIAKHQEASLLREQRQAAHLQWDSQRRLAEQRKEQEEKEKQRALLQGQRMWESQVEKRRGRLSQEQEEAALLKQRQRLVCEERWREQAEKQERLRRERLERAVQEDKQKKLHQEHNLKAKEEGKKEHREREEQLLQEKLSTAAQKKLKKEVQQQKEKKLLNQAEKLKHEALLKELAKQEAEEKEMLKASLEMSLTKAQENYEQLVEKRNQELREKARREDMQIQRAKLAAEKKEREQKEHLEALARETERKLQHAAQVAEEVVQEKARKVVLSRLEKEKVQKMNKQKVEQYEDLRRREILLSIERKLERSEQIFKEKKTVLENARSVARASFHVREKVREETNMRTFDKMALEAELHAHLNKK